The Chiloscyllium punctatum isolate Juve2018m chromosome 45, sChiPun1.3, whole genome shotgun sequence genome has a segment encoding these proteins:
- the LOC140467101 gene encoding colipase-like, producing MRVTLVFLTCCIAVGIAAPERGLFLNLSNGELCVGSFQCKSGCCQRDTGLSLARCASKGAERDACSSHLLYNVYYKCPCENGLKCDGDKSIIGSITNTNFGICKDPNGIAKVLKPNRVQ from the exons ATGAGGGTAACTTTGGTCTTCCTGACGTGTTGCATTGCAGTGGGAATAGCTGCTCCAGAGAGAGGATTATTTCTGAATTTG AGTAATGGTGAGCTCTGCGTTGGAAGCTTTCAGTGCAAGAGTGGATGTTGCCAGAGAGACACTGGACTGAGTCTTGCAAGGTGTGCATCTAAAGGTGCTGAAAGAGATGCATGCTCAAGTCAT CTCCTGTATAATGTTTATTACaaatgtccctgtgaaaatggtCTGAAGTGTGACGGCGATAAATCCATCATTGGTTCAATAACAAACACTAACTTTGGAATCTGCAAGGACCCGAATGGTATAGCTAAAGTCCTCAAACCAAACAGAGTGCAATAA